The following are encoded together in the Salinibacterium sp. UTAS2018 genome:
- a CDS encoding BCCT family transporter, with product MTAESTLPAEAELPDRPTATRMLAPWVFWPAAGLIIAITAFSIIAPDLANAVFNSLQSSVINSFSWYYVLIAAFFVAFALYLGFSRYGDIKLGKDDDEPEFSMIAWISFLFAAGMGIGLVFYGVAEPLSHFSNPRPGVTGTEIELAQQAMSQTFLHWGVHAWAIYVVVGLALAYAIHRRGRPISIRWTLEPLLGKRVRGGWGNLIDVIALVGTVFGVATSLGLGVLQISAGLEKTGIAESNLTTQIAVIVVIVGFTIMSLVSGIGRGMKWLSTTNLLLAAALLIFLLIVGPTAFLFRDFVQSMGNYLQGFIGLSFNVSAYAGEAGEQWQAGWTTFYWGWWMSWAPFVGVFIARVSKGRTVREFVGGVMLVPTVLTFLWFSVLGGNAIYRELYGQGGLVAADGSVDADSALFDLLAGLPAGTALTFGAILLIGIFFVTSADSGALVMSMIATGGSAEPLKRIRVFFALLASFLAIALLVTGGLQTLQTAAILSALPFSVVMLMICAATITAFSRERRAYERAQRAQFVDQIGTFYGLEVEEPLLRETVHPLRAALDRLRKKAAKNGGGLSQVTEDAILADTGLRSPDNIAQADAIVEDEVETLQALQAELQANQKRERDKPSE from the coding sequence ATGACCGCAGAATCAACTTTGCCTGCAGAGGCAGAATTGCCTGATCGGCCAACAGCAACGCGGATGCTCGCCCCCTGGGTGTTTTGGCCGGCCGCCGGCCTTATCATCGCGATCACCGCATTCTCGATCATCGCGCCAGACCTGGCGAATGCAGTATTCAACAGCCTGCAGTCGAGCGTCATCAACTCGTTCAGCTGGTACTACGTGCTCATCGCCGCATTCTTTGTTGCCTTTGCGCTTTACCTAGGATTCAGCCGTTACGGCGATATCAAGCTCGGCAAGGACGACGACGAACCCGAGTTCTCCATGATCGCGTGGATCTCTTTCCTCTTCGCTGCGGGCATGGGTATCGGTCTCGTTTTCTACGGCGTCGCCGAGCCTCTTAGCCACTTCTCTAATCCTCGTCCCGGTGTCACCGGCACCGAGATTGAGCTTGCTCAGCAGGCTATGAGCCAAACGTTCCTCCATTGGGGTGTGCACGCTTGGGCCATCTACGTGGTCGTCGGCCTCGCGCTGGCCTATGCCATTCACCGCCGTGGCCGCCCTATCTCCATCCGCTGGACGCTTGAGCCGCTGCTCGGCAAGCGAGTTCGTGGCGGCTGGGGCAACCTCATCGACGTCATCGCTCTCGTCGGCACAGTATTCGGTGTTGCCACGTCTCTCGGTCTCGGTGTTCTTCAGATTTCTGCTGGGCTCGAAAAGACGGGTATCGCTGAGTCGAACCTCACCACACAGATCGCTGTCATCGTTGTAATCGTTGGCTTCACCATTATGTCGCTGGTCTCCGGCATCGGTCGCGGCATGAAGTGGCTGTCGACGACCAACCTGCTTCTTGCGGCTGCACTCCTGATCTTCCTGCTCATCGTCGGGCCGACGGCGTTCCTCTTCCGTGACTTCGTGCAGTCAATGGGTAACTATCTGCAGGGCTTCATCGGCCTGAGCTTCAACGTCAGCGCCTACGCGGGCGAAGCGGGCGAACAGTGGCAGGCTGGCTGGACCACCTTCTACTGGGGCTGGTGGATGTCGTGGGCCCCGTTTGTTGGCGTCTTCATTGCCCGTGTGTCCAAGGGCCGTACCGTGCGCGAGTTCGTGGGTGGCGTCATGCTCGTCCCCACCGTTCTCACGTTCCTCTGGTTCAGTGTTCTGGGCGGCAACGCGATCTACCGCGAGCTTTACGGCCAGGGCGGCCTTGTTGCCGCTGATGGATCGGTGGATGCCGACTCGGCGCTCTTCGATCTGCTGGCCGGTCTCCCCGCCGGTACCGCTCTCACATTCGGTGCCATCCTCCTGATCGGCATCTTCTTCGTCACCTCCGCAGACTCGGGCGCGCTCGTGATGTCGATGATAGCGACGGGTGGCTCGGCTGAACCTCTGAAGCGCATCCGCGTCTTCTTCGCTTTGCTGGCATCGTTCTTGGCCATTGCACTCTTGGTCACGGGTGGTCTCCAGACCTTGCAAACCGCGGCCATCCTTTCCGCGTTGCCGTTCAGCGTCGTGATGCTCATGATCTGTGCCGCGACAATCACAGCGTTCAGCCGTGAACGGCGAGCCTACGAGCGAGCCCAGCGTGCTCAGTTCGTTGACCAGATCGGTACCTTCTACGGCCTCGAGGTCGAAGAACCGCTCTTGCGCGAGACCGTCCACCCGCTGCGGGCTGCTCTCGATCGTCTCCGTAAGAAGGCGGCGAAGAACGGTGGCGGACTTTCGCAGGTCACCGAAGACGCCATTCTGGCCGACACCGGTCTCCGTTCACCCGACAACATCGCTCAGGCCGACGCGATCGTTGAGGACGAGGTGGAGACTCTGCAGGCACTCCAGGCTGAGCTGCAGGCCAATCAGAAGCGCGAGCGCGACAAGCCTTCCGAATAG
- a CDS encoding PHB depolymerase family esterase — protein MSTVKRRLTIPAVLASLALVSATLAGAPLAAQAITCPPGFEMLPGCSNSSDPGGSAAVPGMWSTETVAGMSTRIYTPSTAAELPAGRALMISLHGCAQKASDFQANANWVAAAEDYGMIVALPDAPNGGVVFGCWDYYDSNHSRSNPARHDDNLLNLATTLTARTSLGIDADQVYISGLSSGGGETMVMGCLAPDVFAGMGINAGPTVGTTSGQISSVAVSKTQGMNTCSGFGSANSAAFSTQLTSVIYGSNDSTVSTGYNTLNGQIMAGIYGASSTSTFSLSGLAGNNTAGSGILYSDATGPRVSVIQNSNLGHNWPAGAGTGGTYINANSLDYPAYVTEFFFDNNRRVDRTGTPDPDPTPTPTPTPTSTPTPTPTPDPVTCFTATNAQHAAAGRAFAYGFNPYNPYYAKGSLSYLGQGDATITSLSQVSATSWAKKSSCG, from the coding sequence ATGTCCACTGTTAAACGCCGGCTCACCATCCCGGCAGTACTCGCCTCTCTCGCCCTGGTTAGCGCCACGCTGGCAGGAGCGCCACTCGCGGCCCAAGCGATCACGTGCCCGCCCGGTTTCGAAATGCTGCCTGGGTGCAGCAACTCGTCCGACCCCGGCGGCTCGGCCGCCGTTCCGGGCATGTGGAGCACCGAAACGGTTGCCGGGATGAGCACTCGCATCTACACGCCATCCACTGCCGCCGAACTGCCGGCCGGACGCGCCCTCATGATCAGCCTCCACGGCTGCGCCCAGAAAGCGAGCGACTTCCAAGCGAACGCCAACTGGGTGGCCGCCGCCGAAGATTACGGAATGATCGTCGCCCTGCCGGATGCGCCCAACGGCGGCGTCGTGTTCGGATGCTGGGATTACTACGACTCCAATCACTCCCGCAGCAACCCGGCCCGGCACGACGACAACCTGCTGAACCTCGCCACGACCCTGACCGCGCGCACCAGTCTGGGAATCGACGCCGATCAGGTCTATATCTCCGGGTTGTCATCCGGCGGTGGAGAAACCATGGTGATGGGATGCCTCGCGCCCGATGTCTTTGCGGGAATGGGCATCAATGCCGGCCCCACGGTGGGCACCACTTCTGGCCAAATCTCGAGTGTCGCCGTATCGAAGACGCAGGGTATGAACACTTGCTCCGGCTTCGGTAGTGCGAACTCTGCGGCCTTTTCGACCCAGCTCACCTCGGTCATTTATGGAAGCAACGACAGCACCGTATCGACGGGATACAACACCCTCAACGGCCAAATCATGGCCGGCATTTACGGGGCATCCAGCACCTCAACGTTTAGCTTGAGCGGCTTGGCGGGCAACAACACTGCTGGCTCGGGCATTCTTTATTCGGATGCCACGGGGCCGCGGGTTTCGGTGATTCAGAACTCGAATCTCGGCCACAACTGGCCAGCGGGAGCGGGAACCGGAGGAACGTACATCAACGCGAATAGCCTTGACTACCCGGCGTACGTGACCGAGTTCTTCTTCGACAACAACCGCCGCGTTGACCGGACTGGTACGCCAGATCCGGACCCGACGCCCACGCCAACACCGACGCCGACGTCCACGCCAACGCCAACGCCAACGCCAGATCCTGTGACCTGCTTCACTGCCACCAACGCACAGCATGCCGCCGCCGGGCGCGCGTTCGCGTACGGGTTTAACCCCTACAACCCTTACTACGCGAAGGGATCACTGAGCTACCTCGGCCAGGGTGACGCGACGATCACGAGCCTCTCGCAGGTCTCCGCAACGAGTTGGGCCAAGAAGTCGAGCTGCGGCTAA
- a CDS encoding Tad domain-containing protein translates to MGTSQRMRDDDGSALVLTIFYGFLSLVLIFLVVAATSLYLERKRLFTLADGAALVGAESYDLDDVIRTPQGFRPQLEPEKVADAVAEYVSAAPTSEFEGLSVDEATSADGSGATVSLSAYWRPPFISLLVSEGLRIEVSANARSIFS, encoded by the coding sequence GTGGGTACTTCGCAACGCATGCGCGATGATGACGGTTCGGCGCTCGTGCTCACCATTTTCTACGGGTTTCTGTCGCTCGTTCTCATCTTTCTGGTGGTGGCGGCCACGTCGCTTTATCTCGAGCGCAAGCGTCTGTTCACTCTTGCAGACGGCGCGGCTCTCGTTGGTGCAGAGTCCTACGACCTCGACGATGTCATTCGTACGCCGCAGGGCTTTCGGCCGCAACTGGAGCCCGAAAAGGTGGCCGATGCCGTCGCAGAATACGTGAGCGCGGCCCCGACTTCTGAGTTCGAGGGACTCAGTGTCGACGAAGCGACGAGCGCCGACGGCTCCGGCGCGACGGTGTCGCTCTCGGCCTATTGGCGGCCACCATTCATCTCGCTGCTGGTCTCCGAGGGCTTGCGCATCGAAGTGAGTGCGAACGCGCGCTCGATCTTTTCGTAG
- a CDS encoding Gfo/Idh/MocA family protein, with protein sequence MLVFPTTFPAPIIPAADSVPALRWGIMAPGGIAATFAEAVQAHTEQKLVAVASRSLDRAQDFANTWGIEKAYGDYAELLADPDIDVIYIAAQQHVHRDLALQSIAAGKHILVEKPFAMTGAEAREIVAAARAAGVFAMEAMWTRYLPQSSIISQLIADGTFGEIHLVTADHGQHIPEGHRVRSLESGGGALLDLGIYPVAFASQILGAPTAIHNVGSLIESGVDAQSLLTLSYAGAAQAQLNTTLLARTPITASVAGTDALLQVGNGFFTPTSLTLSKPGFDGESIHWKDETGIVGHRGLSYQATALAGFVGQGLTESPVHSLDETVAILDTIDSARWQLGYRFNSEQ encoded by the coding sequence ATGCTTGTGTTCCCCACCACGTTCCCGGCCCCGATCATTCCTGCCGCCGACTCCGTACCCGCTCTGCGCTGGGGCATCATGGCTCCCGGTGGAATCGCCGCGACGTTCGCAGAAGCCGTGCAAGCACACACTGAGCAAAAGCTCGTTGCCGTGGCATCCCGCAGCCTCGACCGCGCCCAAGACTTTGCGAACACGTGGGGGATCGAGAAAGCCTACGGCGATTACGCCGAGTTGCTGGCCGACCCTGACATTGACGTGATCTACATCGCCGCGCAACAACACGTGCACCGCGATCTCGCGCTGCAGTCGATCGCCGCCGGAAAGCACATTCTGGTCGAGAAGCCCTTCGCGATGACCGGAGCCGAAGCCCGCGAGATAGTCGCAGCCGCCCGCGCCGCCGGGGTGTTCGCGATGGAAGCGATGTGGACTCGCTACCTTCCCCAAAGCTCAATTATCAGCCAGCTCATTGCCGACGGCACCTTCGGCGAGATCCACCTCGTCACCGCCGACCACGGCCAGCACATCCCGGAGGGCCATCGGGTTCGCTCGCTCGAGAGTGGGGGAGGGGCCCTGCTCGACCTCGGCATTTACCCGGTCGCCTTCGCATCGCAGATTTTGGGGGCGCCCACCGCCATCCATAACGTCGGTTCTCTCATCGAGAGTGGGGTGGATGCCCAATCCCTCCTTACACTCAGCTACGCGGGCGCGGCTCAGGCCCAGCTCAATACCACGCTGCTCGCGCGCACCCCCATCACGGCATCCGTCGCGGGAACCGATGCCCTACTCCAAGTGGGTAATGGCTTCTTCACGCCGACCTCCTTGACGCTCTCGAAGCCGGGCTTCGATGGCGAGTCCATTCATTGGAAAGACGAAACGGGCATTGTTGGCCACCGCGGGTTGAGCTATCAGGCCACGGCACTCGCCGGGTTCGTCGGCCAGGGGCTCACCGAGTCGCCAGTCCACTCGCTCGACGAAACCGTCGCCATCCTCGACACCATCGACAGCGCCCGTTGGCAGCTCGGCTACCGCTTCAACTCCGAACAATAA
- a CDS encoding TadE/TadG family type IV pilus assembly protein yields the protein MPARWRERVRRWRERSHQLRADQSGSAVVEFVLVSALLTVLTLSVIQLALALHIRNTVLDAAAEGARYASLADTSLGDGVIRTRDLISTALSPGYASDVSAATTTHLGQPAVVITVNAPLPLIGLVGIKNGLEVSAHAAIEQVR from the coding sequence ATGCCAGCGCGGTGGCGCGAACGTGTGCGTCGGTGGCGTGAGCGCTCTCATCAGCTTCGCGCCGATCAGTCTGGCTCTGCCGTAGTTGAGTTCGTCCTCGTCTCAGCGCTGCTGACGGTACTGACGCTCAGCGTTATTCAACTCGCTCTTGCCCTCCACATCCGAAACACGGTTCTGGATGCCGCGGCGGAGGGTGCGCGCTATGCCTCCCTTGCCGACACCTCGTTGGGTGATGGCGTGATTCGTACTCGTGACCTCATCTCCACGGCTCTATCTCCCGGCTATGCGTCGGATGTCAGCGCTGCGACCACGACGCACCTAGGGCAGCCCGCTGTCGTCATCACCGTCAACGCTCCGCTGCCGCTTATCGGTTTGGTCGGTATCAAGAACGGGCTGGAGGTGTCAGCCCATGCGGCTATCGAACAGGTTCGCTAG